The DNA region ACCGCTGGTTCAGCCACCGATTCGACACGGATATCTCCCGAGCCGTAGTAATTTGCAACCCTCATGACCCAGAGTAACACAGACCACCCACAAAAGCGTTCGTTTCTGGCAAGATTCCCCGTGGGGACCCCGAAGCAAGTGTGCGATGGAGACGACTAGTCAGACCCGGCCGCTGTCACGTGGTCGTCGGGAACGGTTCCGTCGTCGTTCCAGTCGCGGACGCCGTAGTATTCGTCGAGCGCCATCTCGAAGTCCGGCAGGTCGTACGGCAGCCGGTCGTCGGACCGGTCGAAGCCACGCTGGTTGTTGAAGTGGCGTTCCAGTTCGACCACGCGCGAGCCGATGGCGAGCATGTCGTCGTAGTCCGCGTCGAACAGTCCCTCGTACCGTTCCTCGGTCATCGTCCCGCGCGAGAACCGACAGACGATGCCGCAGTCCTCGAAGGCTCGCGCGTTCTCCTGCCGGACCACGAAGGGCGCCTTGCCCTCCAGACCGCTCTGGGAGAGGGCCTCTTCCTTACCCACGAGAGGGTACTCCCACGAGTACAGCGTCGTGTACATGTGGTCCGCGCCGCGGTTCGCGGTCGCGTAACTCAGCCCCTGCCCGTGGAGCGTCCGGCCGTCGTGGGCGGCGAACTCCAGGCCCTTCACGGTCCAGTTCTCGACGCCGAGCTCCTCGTGGAAGCGGTCGATACCCTCCGCGAGCATGTCGCCGACGTCCTCGCGGTAGGCGATCTTCTCGACGAGGTCGAAGATGAGGTCGGTGTTGCCGAACTCGTCCTCGCTGGCCAGATAGGCGGAGGCCACGTCGCCACAGGAGATGGTGTCCATGCCGAACTCGTCACAGAGGTCGTTCGACTTCATCACGTCGACGATGTCGTCGACCCCGGCGTTAGCCCCGAACGACATGACGGTCTCGAACTCGGGCCCCTCGGTCTCGACGCCGCGTTCCTCGTCCTTCGTCGGGAGCTTGCAGGCGAACGCGCAGGCCGAGCACGTCCCGCGTTTGTACTTCTTCTGCTCGACGCTGTCGCCGTTGATTCCCTCGACACCCTCGAACGATAGTTCGGAGAAGTACCGGGTCGGCAGCGCGTCGACCTCGTTGGCGAGGTCGGTGACGTTGGTCGTGCCCTGGCGTTTCATCAGGCTGTCCGAGGTCGCCGCGTCCCGATGGACGTCCATCTGGACGGGCGGAATCTCGATGTCGTGTGCCGAGTCGCCCGCGAACGTGATCGCCTTGATGTTCTTCGAGCCGAGCACGGCGCCGAGCCCCCCGCGACCGAAGGCCCGGCTCTCGGTCGTCATGATGGAGGCGAACCGGACCGCGTTCTCGCCGGCGGGCCCGATGCAGGCCGTGTGCTCGGGCTCCAGGTCGTGTTCCGCCTCGATGTAGGCGACCGTCTCGGGCACCGTCGCCAGTTCGAGGTCCGGGACGGGTTCGAACTCGACGCCCTCGTCGGTGACGTGGACGATGCTGAGTTCGTCGCATGCACCGGTGAACTCCACCGCGGCGTAGCCGGTATCGGCGAAGTTGCGGGACATGAACCCACCGGCGTTCGACGAGAACAGACCGCCGGTCTGGGGCGAGACGCTCGTGCAGTTCATCCGCCCGGTGAAGCTCATGTTCGATGCCTGCATCGGCCCCGTGCTGAGGTAGAGTCGGTTCTCCGGCCCGAGCGGGTCGGTGTCGAAGGGAATCCGCTCGTGGGCGAGTTTCGTCGCGACGCCGCGGCCACCGACGAACGTCTCCAGGACGTCGTCGATGTCTTCGGTGGTCGTCGTGCGGGCACCACAGTCTATCGACAGCAGTGGCCCCTCGGTGTGAAGCATACACAGAGACAGTCTCGCACGGTCTACAAAATCGTTACGACCTGCGCGATCGTGCTGTACTGGGGCTCAGGCGGTGAAGCCGCCGTCGAGGACCAGGTTGTGGCCGGTCACGAACGACGACTCGTCGCTCGCGAGGAAGAGGGCAGCGTCGGCGACCTCCTCCGGCTGGCCAGCACGCCCGAGTGGGGTCTGTTCGAGGAGGCCACCGGCCGTGTCGCCGTCCTCCTGGGTCATCGCCGTCTCGATGAGGCCCGGGTTGAGCGCGTTCACCCGGATGTCGTTCTCGCCGTGTTCGACGGCCAGCTGACGGGTGAGGTTCGTCACGGCGCCCTTCGAAGTGCAGTAGAGCGACGAGTTCGGCAGGCCGCGGATGCCCCCGATGGAGGACATGTTGATGATGTTCCCGCCGCCGTCCTGCGCCAGCATCACCTCGATGGCAGCCTGACAGCCGAAGTAGACGCCCTTCATGTTGATGTCCATCAGGAACTCGTAGTCCTCCATCGTGGCCTCCTCGATGGGCATCTGGCGGTCGACGCCCGCGTTGTTCACCATCACGTCGAGCGACCCGAACGCGTCGACGGTCTGGTCGACCGCGTTCTGCAATGCACCGACGTCGGTCACGTCCGTCTGGACGAACTGCGCGGTCCCGCCGTCGGCTTCGATGGCCTCGTGTGTCGGGTCACCCCCGAGACGGGGTTCCTCTTGCAGGTCGGCGACGGTGACGCTCGCGCCCTCCTCGGCGAATCGGCGAGCGATGGCCCGTCCGTTGCCGGAGGCGGCGCCGGTAACCAGTGCTACGGTATCAGTGAGTCTACCACTCATGGTCTACCGTAGAACTCGGCCAAGGGAGATTAAATGTTCCCCGGCCCCGGTGTGACGGCGGCTAGCTGATACGCCAGTGACTGGTAAATGTTCGGAACCATCCATAACTTTAATACGGTATGTACGGAACAGGGACTGTGTATGCTAGAGTCTGGCGCATTGGTGGTTGACGCTGTCGGTCACTGCTTCAACCACACACCCGACAACCACAAGCACCCGCACGCCCAGCGATGGGACGACGAGACCTACGAACTCGGCGCGAAACTCCTCCCGGACAGCCACGTCCCGTCGGAGGAGGTGTTCTACCGAGACCACTCGCCCGAGGAACTGGCCCGTCTCCTCTTCCTGGAGAGTCAGATCGACTACACGGTGTACCACTCGCTCCCGCTCGACGACTACTTCCACGACGGGTACGTCTCCCGCGAGAAGGGCTTCGAGTTCTGCGAGCAGAACCCGACACGCACGTCGATGTACGTCGACATCAACCCGCTCGAAGACGATGCCGTCGAGCAGGTCCATCACTACGCCTCGAAGGACTTCGTGAAGGGTATCAAGCTCTATCCGTCGCGCTACCAGAACGGGCACGACCTCTCGCTGCAGCTGAACGAGGAATCGGTCTGGCCCATCCTCGAAGCCGCAGCGGACAGCGACGTCGACACCGTCGCGATGCACAAGTTCATCCCGTTCGCGACGGCCCCGGTGAAGTACTTCCGGATGGACGACGTCGAGGACGCAGCATCGTCGTTCCGGGACCTCAACTTCGAGATCATCCACGCAGGATTCTCGTTCCTCGAAGAGACCGTGTTCGCGATGGCCAGCCACGACAACGTGTACGCGAACCTCGAGAACACGGCCTGCATGGTCAACTCACGACCGCGCAAGTTCGCCGAGTCGCTCGGTGAGATGCTGTACTGGGCCGGCCCGGACCGCATCCTCTTCGCCAGCGGCGCGACGGCGCTGCACCCGCAGCCACCCATCGAAGGGATCTGGAACTTCGAGATGCCGGAGGACCTCCGCGTGAACCAGGACTACCCCGAGGTCACCCAGGAGATCAAGGAGAAGATCCTCGGCAAGAACGCGCTCCGCCTGCTCGGCGAGGACCCCGAGGAGATCCGCGACCAGATCGAGGGCGACAAGTGGGACCAGCAGCGCCAGGAACTCCGCGAGGCGGAGGACTTCCCGGCCGCACCGTGGTCCACCTACGAGACCAGCGCATGAGCATGCCCGACCACATCACCCCCGACCACGAGTTCGACGACCCACTCAAGACAGCCATCAAGGCGGAGCTCGACGAGGTGCTCGACCCGTGTAGCTGTGCGAGCAACCATCCCATCAGCATCCTCGACCTCGGGCTCGTCGAAGGTATCGAGACTAACGACGGCGGCCGTCACGTCGAGGTGACGTTGCTGTTGACGTCGCAGCTGTGTACCTACTTCATCGACATGAACGACGAGATAATCGAGCGCGTCGAGGCGCTCGACCCCGTCGAGGAGGTCGTCGTCCACCAGGATACCAGCGGGCAGGTCTGGACGCAAGAGCGCATGTCGGACGAGGAACGCAAGGCTCGTCGCGAGCGATTCCTCCAGCGCATGGACGACGCGGGTGTCACACCCTACGCCGAGCGGACCAGCTGAGAGACGTATCGACCCGGACGACCGACTCCCACACGTGCCACACCGTCGAACCGGCATCGCGACGACTCCCACTGCAAACCCATAGCACCCACCCGTCGCTCGCCGTTCGACGCTTTTCGAGAAACAGAACCGGACCGCAGAGCGACGCCCGGATGCCGCCTAGATGGCGTCCTCGATGGCCTCGAGCGCCGCCGGGTTCTCCATCGACGAGAGGTCGCCGGGGTCCTCGCCGCGGTAGACCGATTCGACCGCCCGCCGGATGACCTTCCCCGACTGTGTCCGGGGGAGGTCGTCGACGAACACCAGTTCGCGGGGGCGGAACGGCTTGCCCTGTTCTTCGCCGACGAGTTCGCGGAGTTCGCTCGCGAGGTCGTCGTCCGGGTCGACGCCCGGCTCGGGGATGACGAACGCGACGACGGCCGTCCCGGTCGTGTCGTCGGGGACGCCGACCGCCGCGGCCTGGTTGATGTCCTCGTGTTCACAGAGGACCCCTTCTATCTCGGCGGGACCGACCTTCCGGCCGGCGACGTTGAGCGCGTCGTCGGCCCGGCCGTGGAGGAACCAGAAGCCGTCCGCGTCCTTCTGGGCCCAGTCGCCGTGGTCCCACAGGTCGTCCCAGGTGCTCCAGTACTCCTCGAGGTAGCGCTCGTCGCCCGACCAGAGCGACTTCGTCATACTCGGACAGGAGTCGCGAGCGACGAGGTACCCGCGTTCGTTGTCCTCGCGGATGCTCTCGCCGTCGGCGTCCACGACGTCGATGTCCATCCCGAGCCCCGGGCCGCCGAGACTGCACGGCTTGAGGTCGTTGATGGGCATCGGCATGAGGAAGCACCCGCATATCTCGGTCCCGCCTGAGATGTTGATGATGGGCGCCTCGCCGCCGCCGACGTGCTCGTAGAACCAGTGCCAGGACTCGGGGTCCCACGGTTCGCCCGTGCTCCCGAGCAGTCGCAGACTCGAGAGGTCGTGCT from Haloarchaeobius amylolyticus includes:
- a CDS encoding aldehyde ferredoxin oxidoreductase family protein; the protein is MLHTEGPLLSIDCGARTTTTEDIDDVLETFVGGRGVATKLAHERIPFDTDPLGPENRLYLSTGPMQASNMSFTGRMNCTSVSPQTGGLFSSNAGGFMSRNFADTGYAAVEFTGACDELSIVHVTDEGVEFEPVPDLELATVPETVAYIEAEHDLEPEHTACIGPAGENAVRFASIMTTESRAFGRGGLGAVLGSKNIKAITFAGDSAHDIEIPPVQMDVHRDAATSDSLMKRQGTTNVTDLANEVDALPTRYFSELSFEGVEGINGDSVEQKKYKRGTCSACAFACKLPTKDEERGVETEGPEFETVMSFGANAGVDDIVDVMKSNDLCDEFGMDTISCGDVASAYLASEDEFGNTDLIFDLVEKIAYREDVGDMLAEGIDRFHEELGVENWTVKGLEFAAHDGRTLHGQGLSYATANRGADHMYTTLYSWEYPLVGKEEALSQSGLEGKAPFVVRQENARAFEDCGIVCRFSRGTMTEERYEGLFDADYDDMLAIGSRVVELERHFNNQRGFDRSDDRLPYDLPDFEMALDEYYGVRDWNDDGTVPDDHVTAAGSD
- a CDS encoding SDR family NAD(P)-dependent oxidoreductase, whose protein sequence is MSGRLTDTVALVTGAASGNGRAIARRFAEEGASVTVADLQEEPRLGGDPTHEAIEADGGTAQFVQTDVTDVGALQNAVDQTVDAFGSLDVMVNNAGVDRQMPIEEATMEDYEFLMDINMKGVYFGCQAAIEVMLAQDGGGNIINMSSIGGIRGLPNSSLYCTSKGAVTNLTRQLAVEHGENDIRVNALNPGLIETAMTQEDGDTAGGLLEQTPLGRAGQPEEVADAALFLASDESSFVTGHNLVLDGGFTA
- a CDS encoding amidohydrolase family protein, which codes for MLESGALVVDAVGHCFNHTPDNHKHPHAQRWDDETYELGAKLLPDSHVPSEEVFYRDHSPEELARLLFLESQIDYTVYHSLPLDDYFHDGYVSREKGFEFCEQNPTRTSMYVDINPLEDDAVEQVHHYASKDFVKGIKLYPSRYQNGHDLSLQLNEESVWPILEAAADSDVDTVAMHKFIPFATAPVKYFRMDDVEDAASSFRDLNFEIIHAGFSFLEETVFAMASHDNVYANLENTACMVNSRPRKFAESLGEMLYWAGPDRILFASGATALHPQPPIEGIWNFEMPEDLRVNQDYPEVTQEIKEKILGKNALRLLGEDPEEIRDQIEGDKWDQQRQELREAEDFPAAPWSTYETSA
- a CDS encoding metal-sulfur cluster assembly factor; amino-acid sequence: MSMPDHITPDHEFDDPLKTAIKAELDEVLDPCSCASNHPISILDLGLVEGIETNDGGRHVEVTLLLTSQLCTYFIDMNDEIIERVEALDPVEEVVVHQDTSGQVWTQERMSDEERKARRERFLQRMDDAGVTPYAERTS